In Prunus dulcis chromosome 1, ALMONDv2, whole genome shotgun sequence, the following are encoded in one genomic region:
- the LOC117615536 gene encoding 11-beta-hydroxysteroid dehydrogenase-like 5: protein MDLLNSVLNWVVPPASLVMMAFAWPALTFITGCEWLYNTFNSEPMEDKVVIITGASSGIGEQIAYEYAKRGAKLVLVARRDNRLRLISENARHMGAKHVMIVAADVVKEEECRRFVNETINFYGRVDHLVNTVSLGHTFYFEEVTDTTVFPHLLVRIAKLNAQNSKNVALPHLRQTNGKIIVNASVESWLPLPRMSLYAAAKAALVNFYETLRLEVDHEVGITIATHGWIGSELTRGKFMVEEGAEMQWKEEREVHVTGGPVDDFARLIVAGACRGDAYVKYPSWYDIFLLYRVFAPKVLNWTFRLILPTHGGRRTSLVGTGRPISEGYGRPLFEGSPPRKLPSTFAPQSPQQLKME, encoded by the exons ATGGATTTGTTGAACTCGGTGCTGAATTGGGTTGTGCCACCGGCAAGTTTAGTGATGATGGCGTTTGCTTGGCCAGCATTGACCTTCATCACTGGTTGTGAGTGGCTTTACAATACGTTCAACAGTGAACCTATGGAAGATAAAGTGGTTATAATTACAGGAGCTTCTTCTGGCATTGGGGAG CAAATTGCATATGAATATGCAAAGAGGGGGGCAAAGCTTGTATTAGTTGCAAGAAGAGACAACAGACTGCGACTGATCAGTGAGAATGCAAGGCATATGGGTGCAAAGCATGTCATGATTGTAGCTGCAGATGTTGTCAAGGAAGAGGAATGTAGGCGATTCGTCAATGAAACCATAAACTTCTATGGGCGAG TGGATCATCTGGTAAACACCGTAAGTTTAGGACATACGTTCTACTTCGAGGAAGTTACAGACACCACTGTCTTTCCCCATTTGTTGGTAAGGATTGCAAAACTGAATGCACAGAACTCCAAAAATGTTGCTCTTCCTCACCTACGTCAAACCAATGGAAAGATCATTGTTAATGCATCAGTTGAGAGCTGGTTACCCCTGCCGAGAATGAGTTTGTATGCA GCAGCAAAGGCAGCTCTGGTAAACTTTTATGAGACACTCAGACTAGAAGTAGACCATGAGGTAGGGATAACAATTGCAACTCATGGATGGATAGGGAGTGAACTGACAAGAGGCAAGTTCATGGTAGAGGAGGGTGCCGAAATGCAAtggaaagaagaaagggaG GTACATGTGACCGGTGGGCCTGTGGACGATTTTGCAAGATTGATTGTAGCTGGGGCTTGTCGAGGAGATGCGTATGTTAAGTATCCAAGCTGGTATGACATCTTCCTGCTTTACCGGGTGTTTGCACCGAAGGTTCTCAATTGGACGTTCCGCCTGATTCTTCCAACACATGGCGGAAGGAGGACTTCCCTTGTTGGCACTGGGAGGCCTATTTCAGAAGGGTATGGAAGGCCTTTGTTCGAAGGCTCGCCTCCGAGGAAACTTCCCAGCACATTCGCCCCCCAGAGTCCCCAGCAGCTTAAAATGGAATGA
- the LOC117620063 gene encoding cyclic nucleotide-gated ion channel 1-like, translating to MKDGEPWEKWPNLMKEILDPQGSFLPMWNKLFIVSCVCAVSLDPLFFYIPIIDEDRKCLGLDQNLKKAALILRSITDLSYIVHIIFQIRTLVKEVDTSGASEASKVVSSKGKKLVKDGLIIAKKIWRSCILIDILSVLPLPQVVILILFLKMRDSRSLNTRKFLSSLVLLQYVPRVLCIYLSCKKLNKNPSMETGIWVKGLFNFFLYILASHVLGAFWYLFSIQRETACWQYACRTDGCEPSTFYCNDDTSRDVTSRVTFLNKFCPVNPPNATTFDFGIFLEAIQSKVLGSKDYLDKFLNCFWWGLRNLSSLGQNLQTSTYAWENLFAVSISIIGLLLFLYLIGNLQTYMQLSTTRSEKLRRKMKMKDLDIELWLSKNGLPKEMKTVIMENLLRKLEENKDVHVENMLSILPLEHKNNIKYHLCLAILKKVPMLQTVDEQVLKVICENLKPVMYTEDIHIIREGEPLDKMLFITQGIVWDYTSNKSSGSPSSTRLLGKNDFYGEELLDWASKFTSFSDLPISTRIVKSHTKVEAFALMAYDLKTVVSRFWWHFNKEMQNSQEELLAATSIQATWRGRQAKRGSAILPR from the exons ATGAAAGATGGAGAACCTTGGGAAAAATGGCCAAATTTAATGAAGGAAATTCTTGATCCACAAGGGTCGTTCCTTCCAATGTGGAACAAGTTATTTATAGTATCATGTGTTTGTGCAGTCTCACTGGATCCTTTGTTCTTTTACATTCCTATCATCGATGAGGATCGCAAGTGCCTTGGATTGgaccaaaatttgaagaaagctGCTCTTATTTTAAGATCAATCACCGACCTATCTTATATAGTGcacattatttttcaaattagaACACTAGTTAAAGAAGTTGACACATCTGGGGCCTCTGAAGCATCCAAAGTAGTTTCTTCTAAAGGAAAGAAACTAGTTAAGGATGGTTTGATTATAGCTAAGAAGATTTGGCGATCCTGCATCCTGATTGACATTTTATCTGTTCTTCCCCTTCCTCAG GTTGTAATTTTAATTCTCTTTTTGAAAATGAGGGACTCGAGATCTTTGAATACAAGGAAGTTCCTGAGCTCTCTTGTTTTGTTGCAATATGTGCCCCGGGTTCTTTGCATCTACCTATCGTGTAAGAAGCTTAACAAGAATCCTAGCATGGAGACTGGAATATGGGTTAAAGGtttattcaatttctttctctatatCCTTGCTAGTCAT GTACTCGGAGCCTTTTGGTACTTGTTTTCTATTCAACGAGAAACAGCTTGCTGGCAGTACGCTTGTAGAACAGATGGATGTGAACCTAGTACTTTTTATTGTAATGACGATACATCTAGAGACGTAACATCTAGAGTAACATTTCTGAATAAATTTTGCCCTGTAAACCCACCAAATGCAACAACATTTGATTTTGGTATATTTCTTGAGGCCATTCAGTCTAAGGTGTTGGGGTCAAAGGATTATCTAGATAAGTTCTTGAATTGTTTCTGGTGGGGTTTACGGAATCTAAG TTCTCTTGGTCAAAATCTCCAGACCAGTACCTATGCATGGGAAAACCTCTTTGCGGTGTCTATTTCTATAATTGGCTTGCTACTATTCTTATATCTCATTGGAAATTTACAG ACCTATATGCAGTTGTCAACTACAAGATCAGAGAAACTTAGACGgaagatgaaaatgaaagatctCGATATAGAATTATGGTTATCTAAAAATGGCCTCCCAAAGGAAATGAAGACGGTGATCATGGAAAACTTACTACGAAAgcttgaagaaaacaaagatgtTCATGTAGAGAATATGCTCTCTATTCTTCCTTTGGAACATAAAAACAATATCAAGTACCATCTCTGCTTGGCTATCCTAAAGAAA gtGCCAATGCTTCAAACGGTGGATGAACAAGTGTTGAAAGTAATCTGTGAGAATCTTAAGCCAGTCATGTATACTGAGGACATCCATATTATTCGAGAAGGGGAACCACTTGATAAGATGCTCTTCATCACGCAAGGCATTGTATGGGACTACACATCTAATAAGAGTAGTGGCTCTCCCTCAAGCACTCGTCTTCTTGGGAAAAATGATTTCTATGGAGAAGAACTTTTAGATTGGGCATCAAAGTTTACCTCCTTTTCCGACTTACCCATCTCGACCAGAATTGTCAAGTCTCACACAAAAGTTGAAGCATTTGCTCTCATGGCCTACGACTTGAAGACTGTTGTCTCTAGGTTTTGGTGGCATTTCAACAAGGAGATGCAAAACTCTCAAGAGGAGTTATTGGCAGCAACTTCCATTCAAGCGACGTGGCGTGGTCGCCAAGCAAAGAGGGGGTCAGCTATCCTCCCCCGTTAA